Proteins co-encoded in one Zonotrichia albicollis isolate bZonAlb1 chromosome 30, bZonAlb1.hap1, whole genome shotgun sequence genomic window:
- the LOC141725717 gene encoding uncharacterized protein LOC141725717, giving the protein MPGKSGKNILENSRENPGKKCLENPGKTSWKIPEKIPEKTPENPEKHPGKSGQNIQEKPGKTSWKIPEKHPGKPQRKSRKNAQKIWEKHPGKSQRKSQKKCLKIQKNILKNPRENPRKIAWKIQEKYPGKSRKNILENPRENPGKAPGKSGKIVLENPRENPRKTPGKISGKIQEKHPGKSRKNAWKIREKHPGKSGENTWKIQEKHPGESQKNCLENPQRKSPENILENPEKRPGKFRENLLENSRKSPGKNPEKTIWKIPGKTSWKIQEKHRGKSGKNHLENPGKSPGKSGKTTWKKWEKLPGKNGKNRLENPGKLPENPPENREFPQSWKCRRCSQEISGIPGWIRCREQKIPKILIWI; this is encoded by the exons ATGCCTGGAAAATCCGGGAAAAACATCCTGGAAAATTCCAGAGAAAATCCCGGAAAAAAATGCCTGGAAAATCCGGGAAAAACATC CTGGAAAATCCCAGAGAAAATCCCGGAAAAAACGcctgaaaatccagaaaaacaTCCTGGAAAATCCGGGCAAAATATCCAGGAAAAGCCAGGAAAAACATcctggaaaatcccagaaaaacatCCTGGAAAACCCCAGAGAAAATCCCGGAAAAATGCccagaaaatctgggaaaaacatcctggaaaatcccagagaaaatcccagaaaaaatgcctgaaaatccagaaaaacatcctgaaaaatcccagagaaaatcccagaaaaatcgcctggaaaatccaggaaaaatatccaggaaaatccaggaaaaacatCCTGGAAAATCCCAGAGAAAATCCTGGAAAAGCGCCTGGAAAATCCGGGAAAATCGTCCTGGAAAATCCCAgagaaaatcccagaaaaacg ccaggaaaaatatccgggaaaatccaggaaaaacatCCTGGAAAATCCCGGAAAAACGCCTGGAAAATCCGGGAAAAACATCCtggaaaatctggggaaaatacctggaaaattcaggaaaaacatCCTGGAGAATCCCAGAAAAACTGCctggaaaatccccagagaaaaTCCCCGGAAAACATCCTGGAAAATCCAGAGAAACGTCCtggaaaattcagggaaaacctcttggaaaattccagaaaatcGCCTGGAAAAAATCCAGAGAAAACCATctggaaaatcccaggaaaaacttcctggaaaattcaggaaaaacatcgtgggaaatctgggaaaaaccac CTGGAAAATCCGGGAAAATCTCCAGGAAAATCCGGGAAAACCacctggaaaaaatgggaaaaactgcctggaaaaaatgggaaaaaccgCCTGGAAAATCCGGGGAAACTTCCAGAAAATCCTCCAGAAAACAGGGAAttcccccagagctggaaaTGCCGGAGGTGTTCCCAGGAaatttctggaattccaggTTGGATTCGATGCCGTGagcaaaaaattcccaaaattctcatTTGGATTTGA